The Manis javanica isolate MJ-LG chromosome 6, MJ_LKY, whole genome shotgun sequence genome contains a region encoding:
- the LOC140850231 gene encoding olfactory receptor 8B3-like, with translation MAFGNGSIVTEFILLGLTDKADLQLPLFFLFLVMYMVTQLGNLSLITLIGLNSHLHIPMYFFLLNLSFIDICYSSVFTPKMLMNFLSKKNIISYMGCMTQFCFFCFFGISECYVLRTMAYDRYVAICNPLLYNAAMSPKVCSSLMLGSYLMAFSGSMTHTGCLLRLVFCDANTINHYFCDVFPLLQLSCTSTYVNVLVVFIVAGINIVPCLTIFVSYGFILSSIFRISSTEGRSKAFSTCSSHIIAVSLFFGSGAFMYLQPSSGSMDVGKISSVFYTNVVPMMNPLIYSLRNKDVKRALRKTLIRRKF, from the coding sequence ATGGCTTTTGGAAATGGGTCTATTGTGACTGAATTCATTCTTTTGGGATTAACagacaaagcagatctccagctGCCCCTGTTCTTTCTGTTTCTAGTGATGTATATGGTCACTCAGTTGGGAAATTTGAGCTTGATAACTCTAATTGGGCTGAATTCACACCTGCACatccccatgtactttttcctgttGAACTTGTCCTTCATAGACATCTGCTATTCTTCAGTATTTACACCCAAAATGCTGATGAATTTCTTATCAAAGAAGAACATTATCTCCTACATGGGGTGCATGACCCAgttctgttttttctgttttttcggCATTTCTGAATGCTATGTGCTGAGAacaatggcctatgaccgctatgtggccatctgcaacccACTTTTGTATAATGCTGCCATGTCCCCTAAGGTGTGTTCCAGCCTTATGCTTGGTTCATACTTGATGGCCTTTTCTGGTTCCATGACACACACTGGATGCCTGCTGAGACTGGTCTTCTGTGATGCCAATACCATCAACCAttatttttgtgatgtctttCCATTGCTCCAGCTGTCTTGCACCAGCACCTATGTCAATGTGCTGGTGGTGTTCATTGTGGCGGGCATCAACATTGTGCCCTGTCTCACCATCTTTGTCTCCTATGGTTTCATCCTCTCCAGCATCTTCCGCATCAGCTCCActgagggcaggtccaaagccttcAGCACCTGTAGCTCTcacatcattgctgtttctttATTCTTCGGATCAGGTGCATTTATGTATCTCCAACCATCTTCTGGGTCTATGGATGTGGGAAAAATTTCCTCTGTCTTTTATACCAATGTGGTCCCCATGATGAACCCCTTAATCTACAGCTTGAGGAACAAGGATGTTAAACGTGCTCTGAGAAAAACCTTGATCAGGAGAAAGTTCTGA
- the LOC108409304 gene encoding olfactory receptor 8B3, which yields MKVEARNNSSVTEFILAGLTDHPELQQPLFYLFLMIYIVTVLGNLGLITLISLNSHLHTPMYYFLFNLSFIDLCYSSVFTPKMLMNFVSRKNIISYVGCMTQLFFFLFFVISECYMLTSMAYDRYVAICKPLLYKVSMSRQVCSMLTLAAYVMGLGGAAAHTGCMLRLSFCSVNVINHYLCDILPLLQLSCTSTYVNEVVVLIVVGINITAPSFTILISYIFILTSIAHIKSAEGRSKAFSTCSSHIIALSLFFGSAAFMYLKYSSESMEQGKVSSVFYTNIVPMLNPLIYSLRNRDIKVALKKTLIKIQRGNIF from the coding sequence ATGAAAGTGGAGGCTAGAAATAACTCCTCAGTGACTGAATTTATTCTTGCTGGATTAACAGACCACCCAGAGCTCCAGCAACCCCTCTTTTATCTGTTTCTCATGATCTACATTGTCACTGTGTTGGGCAACCTTGGCTTGATCACTCTTATTAGCCTTAACTCTCACCTCCATACCCCCATGTACTATTTCCTTTTCAATCTGTCCTTCATTGACCTGTGTTACTCTTCTGTTTTCACCCCCAAGATGCTGATGAACTTTGTATCAAGGAAGAATATCATCTCCTATGTGGGATGCATGACTcagctgtttttcttcctcttttttgtcATCTCTGAATGCTATATGTTGACCTCAATGGCCTacgaccgctacgtggccatctgtaaGCCACTGCTGTATAAGGTCTCCATGTCCCGTCAGGTTTGCTCCATGCTAACTCTCGCTGCGTATGTGATGGGACTCGGTGGAGCTGCTGCCCACACAGGGTGCATGCTTAGACTAAGCTTCTGCAGTGTGAATGTCATCAACCATTACCTGTGTGACATCCTCCCTCTCCTCCAACTTTCTTGCACCAGCACCTACGTCAATGAGGTAGTAGTTCTCATTGTCGTGGGAATTAATATCACAGCACCCAGTTTTACCATCCTGATTTCTTATATCTTCATCCTCACTAGCATTGCTCATATCAAATCTGCTGAAGGAAGATCAAAAGCTTTCAGTACCTGTAGCTCTCACATTATTGCTCTTAGTCTTTTTTTTGGGTCAGCAGCATTCATGTATCTTAAATATTCTTCTGAATCTATGGAGCAGGGAAaagtttcttctgttttctataCAAACATAGTGCCCATGCTCAATCCCCTGATCTACAGTTTGAGAAACAGGGATATAAAAGTTGCATTGAAGAAAACTCTGATTAAAATACAGAGGGGAAATATATTCTAG
- the LOC140850232 gene encoding olfactory receptor 8B3-like, which yields MAFGNGSSVTEFILLGLTDQPDLQLPLFFLFLVMYMVTQLGNLSLITLIGLNSHLHSPMYFFLLNLSFIDICYSSVFTPKMLMNFLSKKNIISYMGCMTQFCFFCFFVISECYVLTSMAYDRYVAICNPLLYNAAMSPKVCASLMLGSYLMAFSSSMVHTGCLLRLTFCDANTINHYFCDVFPLLQLSCTSTRVNELVEYIVAGINIIFPCITIFVSYGFIISSILHISSIEGRSKAFSTCSSHIIAVSLFFGSCAFMYLQPSSAGSVDVGKISSVFYTSVAPMMNPIIYSLRNKDVKLALRMTLSRRKF from the coding sequence ATGGCTTTTGGAAATGGTTCTTCAGTTACTGAATTTATTCTTCTGGGATTAACAGACCAACCAGATCTCCAACTGCCCCTGTTTTTCCTGTTTCTAGTAATGTATATGGTCACTCAGTTGGGAAATTTGAGCTTGATAACTCTAATTGGGCTAAATTCACACCTGCActcccccatgtactttttcctgttGAACTTGTCCTTCATAGACATCTGCTATTCTTCAGTATTTACACCCAAAATGCTGATGAATTTCTTATCAAAGAAGAACATTATCTCGTACATGGGGTGCATGACCCAgttctgttttttctgtttctttgtcatttctgaatGCTATGTGCTGACATCAATGGCCTATgatcgctatgtggccatctgcaacccACTTTTGTATAATGCTGCCATGTCCCCTAAGGTGTGTGCCAGCCTGATGCTTGGTTCCTACTTGATGGCCTTTTCTAGTTCCATGGTCCACACTGGATGCCTGCTGAGACTGACCTTCTGTGATGCCAACACCATCAACCAttatttttgtgatgtctttCCATTGCTCCAGCTGTCCTGCACCAGCACCCGCGTCAATGAGCTGGTGGAGTACATTGTGGCGGGCATCAACATCATTTTTCCCTGTATCACCATCTTTGTCTCCTATGGTTTCATCATCTCCAGCATCCTCCACATCAGCTCCAttgagggcaggtccaaagcttTCAGCACTTGCAGTTCCcacatcattgctgtttctttattctttggATCATGTGCATTTATGTATCTCCAACCTTCTTCTGCTGGATCTGTGGATGTGGGAAAAATCTCCTCTGTCTTTTATACCAGTGTGGCCCCCATGATGAACCCCATAATCTACAGCTTGAGGAACAAGGATGTTAAACTTGCTCTGAGAATGACCTTGAGCAGGAGAAAGTTCTGA
- the LOC140850020 gene encoding olfactory receptor 8B3-like encodes MKVEARNNSLVTEFILAELTDHPELQQPLFYLFLMIYIVTVVGNLGLITLISLNSHLHTPMYYFLFNLSFVDLCYSSVFTPKMLMNFVSRKNIISYVGCMTQLFFFLFFVISECYMLTSMAYDRYVAICKPLLYKISMSRQVCSKLTLAAYVMGLGGAAAHTGCMLRLSFCSVNVINHYLCDILPLLQLSCSSTYVNEVVVLIVVGVNVTVPSFTILISYIFILTSIVHIKSVQGRSKAFSTCSSHIIAISVFFGSGAFMYLKYSSPGSMEQGKISSVFYTNIVPMLNPLIYSLRNKDVKVALKKMLIKIQRRNIF; translated from the coding sequence ATGAAAGTGGAGGCTAGAAATAACTCCTTAGTGACTGAGTTTATTCTTGCTGAATTAACAGACCACCCAGAGCTCCAGCAACCCCTCTTTTATCTGTTTCTCATGATCTACATTGTCACCGTGGTGGGCAACCTTGGCTTGATCACTCTTATTAGCCTTAACTCTCACCTCCATACCCCCATGTACTATTTCCTTTTCAATCTATCCTTCGTTGACCTGTGTTACTCTTCTGTTTTCACCCCCAAGATGCTGATGAACTTTGTATCAAGGAAGAATATCATCTCCTATGTGGGATGCATGACTcagctgtttttcttcctcttttttgtcATCTCTGAATGCTATATGTTGACCTCAATGGCCTATGatcgctacgtggccatctgtaaGCCACTGCTGTATAAGATCTCCATGTCCCGTCAGGTTTGCTCCAAGCTAACTCTCGCTGCGTATGTGATGGGACTCGGTGGAGCTGCTGCCCACACAGGGTGCATGCTTAGACTAAGCTTCTGCAGTGTGAATGTCATCAACCATTACCTGTGTGACATCCTCCCTCTCCTCCAACTTTCTTGCAGCAGCACCTACGTCAATGAGGTAGTAGTTCTCATTGTCGTGGGAGTTAATGTCACAGTACCCAGTTTTACCATCCTGATTTCTTACAtcttcatcctcaccagcattgttCATATCAAATCTGTTCAAGGAAGATCAAAAGCATTCAGTACCTGTAGCTCTCACATCattgctatttctgttttttttgggTCTGGGGCATTCATGTATCTTAAATATTCCTCTCCTGGATCTATGGAGCAGGgaaaaatttcttctgttttctataCTAACATAGTGCCCATGCTCAATCCCCTGATCTATAGTTTGAGGAATAAGGATGTCAAAGTTGCTTTGAAGAAAATGCTGATTAAAATACAGAGGAGAAATATATTCTAG
- the LOC118968807 gene encoding olfactory receptor 8B3-like: MAFGNGSIVTEFILLGLTDKADLQLPLFFLFLVMYMVTVLGNLGLITLIGLNSHLHTPMYFFLLNLSFIDICYSSVFTPKMLMNFLSKKNIISYMGCMTQFCFFCIFVTSECYVLTSMAYDRYVAICNPLLYNAAMSPKVCSSLMLGSYLMAFSGSMAHTGCLLRLTFCDANTINHYFCDILPVLQLSCTSTRVNELVVFIVAGINIIVPCLTIFFSYGFILSSILRISSTEGRSKAFSTCSSHITAVSLFFGSCTFMYLQPSSSGSMDVGKISSVFYTNVVPMLNPLIYSLRNKDVKLALRKTLSRRKF, translated from the coding sequence ATGGCTTTTGGAAATGGGTCTATTGTGACTGAATTCATTCTTTTGGGATTAACagacaaagcagatctccagctGCCCCTGTTCTTTCTGTTTCTAGTGATGTATATGGTCACTGTGTTGGGAAATTTGGGTTTGATAACTCTAATTGGGCTGAATTCACACctgcacacccccatgtactttttcctgttGAACTTGTCCTTCATAGACATCTGCTATTCTTCAGTATTTACACCCAAAATGCTGATGAATTTCTTATCAAAGAAGAACATTATCTCCTACATGGGGTGCATGACccagttttgctttttctgtatttttgtcacTTCTGAATGCTATGTGCTGACAtcaatggcctatgaccgctatgtggccatttgCAACCCACTCTTGTATAATGCTGCCATGTCCCCTAAAGTGTGTTCCAGCCTTATGCTTGGTTCATACTTGATGGCCTTTTCTGGTTCCATGGCACACACTGGATGCCTGCTGAGACTGACCTTCTGTGATGCCAACACCATCAACCATTATTTTTGTGACATCCTCCCTGTGCTCCAGCTCTCCTGCACCAGCACCCGTGTCAATGAGCTGGTGGTGTTCATTGTGGCGGGCATCAACATCATTGTGCCCTGTCTCACCATCTTTTTCTCCTATGGTTTCATCCTCTCCAGCATCCTCCGCATCAGCTCCActgagggcaggtccaaagccttcAGCACCTGCAGCTCCCACATCACtgctgtttctctcttttttggatCATGTACGTTTATGTATCTTCAGCCATCTTCTTCTGGGTCTATGGATGTGGGAAAAATCTCTTCTGTCTTTTATACCAATGTTGTCCCTATGTTGAACCCCTTAATTTACAGCTTAAGGAACAAAGATGTTAAACTTGCTCTGAGAAAAACCTTGAGCAGGAGAAAGTTCTGA